The Bacillus vallismortis genome window below encodes:
- a CDS encoding CGNR zinc finger domain-containing protein, which produces MANTQFPLITQNLSLDLVNTEIISYDKRHDLIQSEKDLMAWLEIMGETAPFLHSFTLQQVQELDSLVLQRIHQFRAELRKHFERIAEGSEPSQAFISFLQDQIAAAPFSYQIIDDTLARIPNGTLDQSILSLIAYDALWLIHTKEIQQLKRCANEKCILLFLDKTGRRKWCSMKICGNRQKVSRHQKKINNE; this is translated from the coding sequence ATGGCAAATACGCAATTCCCTCTGATCACACAAAACCTTTCTCTCGATCTCGTGAATACAGAAATCATCAGCTATGATAAACGGCACGATCTCATCCAGTCAGAAAAAGATCTGATGGCATGGTTAGAAATAATGGGAGAAACCGCTCCTTTTCTCCATTCTTTTACGTTACAGCAAGTCCAAGAACTTGATTCTCTCGTGCTGCAACGAATTCATCAATTCCGCGCTGAGCTAAGAAAACACTTTGAGCGTATCGCCGAGGGCAGTGAACCCTCTCAAGCTTTCATCTCTTTCCTGCAAGATCAAATTGCCGCCGCTCCCTTTTCTTATCAAATCATAGATGACACACTGGCACGCATACCGAATGGAACACTCGATCAATCCATTTTATCGCTTATCGCTTACGACGCGTTATGGCTGATTCATACAAAAGAAATCCAACAGCTGAAAAGGTGCGCAAACGAAAAGTGCATTTTGCTCTTTCTTGATAAAACAGGAAGGCGAAAATGGTGCTCCATGAAGATATGCGGCAACAGACAAAAGGTCTCGCGCCATCAGAAAAAAATCAACAATGAGTAA
- a CDS encoding HPP family protein, translated as MKGKGKTPLQVNSKDAVTGLIGGFITILALASLTAYTSSLWLMAPFGASCVLVFSAWNAPLSQPRNVIGGHFISALTGIVVFEVFGAHPWTFALGTGLAICLMMLTKTTHPPAGADPIVVIQGAYAWSYLIFPVLIGSVIIVIIALVINNLRKNRQYPAFWL; from the coding sequence ATGAAAGGAAAAGGGAAAACACCTTTACAGGTAAATAGCAAAGATGCTGTTACAGGGCTTATAGGAGGATTTATCACCATATTGGCACTTGCTTCCTTGACCGCTTATACTTCAAGCTTATGGTTAATGGCACCTTTTGGAGCAAGCTGTGTGCTCGTATTCAGCGCTTGGAATGCTCCATTATCACAGCCGAGAAATGTGATTGGCGGCCATTTCATTTCTGCACTTACAGGGATTGTTGTCTTTGAGGTATTCGGGGCCCATCCATGGACCTTTGCATTAGGCACAGGACTTGCCATTTGCTTGATGATGCTGACTAAAACCACTCATCCTCCTGCCGGTGCAGATCCGATTGTTGTCATTCAAGGGGCGTATGCTTGGAGCTATTTAATATTTCCCGTACTTATTGGATCTGTCATCATCGTGATCATCGCTCTCGTTATCAATAACTTGCGCAAAAATCGCCAATATCCCGCATTTTGGCTTTAA